The proteins below are encoded in one region of Rhododendron vialii isolate Sample 1 chromosome 7a, ASM3025357v1:
- the LOC131334170 gene encoding LOW QUALITY PROTEIN: aluminum-activated malate transporter 14-like (The sequence of the model RefSeq protein was modified relative to this genomic sequence to represent the inferred CDS: substituted 3 bases at 3 genomic stop codons), with protein sequence IVPDDLTACVEEYFQVPDTKDASKSSKTTALEKSYKENFQCNSTEESLATFASWEPRHSRYCYPWKQYVHLGTVLRRLAYTAFALHGCLESHVQAPQTVRALFKEPCEHVAEEIVKVLSELAETIKKHHHFSAHISDHLHEALEELDASIKTQPQLFLTSNPTKTEAAKPSGFLGRKYRGQNSXRXXTERLIRLITRLEFSEALPFSAFVSLLIETVARLDLVIEEVEELA encoded by the exons ATAGTCCCTGATGACCTCACAG CATGTGTAGAAGAATATTTTCAAGTACCAGATACGAAAGATGCGAGCAAATCCTCAAAAACTACTGCTCTGGAGAAAAGctacaaagaaaattttcaatgtaATTCAACAGAGGAATCCTTG GCTACATTCGCTAGCTGGGAACCTCGCCATTCGAGATATTGTTATCCTTGGAAGCAATATGTGCATTTGGGAACTGTTCTAAGGCGTCTAGCATACACTGcttttgctttacatggttGTTTAGAATCTCATGTTCAG GCTCCTCAGACGGTTCGAGCGTTGTTTAAAGAACCTTGCGAACACGTGGCAGAAGAAATAGTAAAAGTCCTTTCGGAACTAGCAGAAACCATAAAGAAGCATCACCATTTCTCAGCCCACATTTCAGATCACCTTCATGAAGCTCTGGAAGAACTTGATGCCTCCATTAAGACTCAACCTCAGCTCTTTCTCACTTCCAACCCAACAAAAACTGAAGCAGCCAAGCCTTCTGGATTTTTGGGTCGCAAATACAGGGGCCAGAACAGCTGAAGATAATGAACAGAACGACTAATAAGACTGATCACACGACTTGAATTCTCTGAGGCACTTCCATTTTCCGCTTTTGTTTCGCTGCTGATTGAGACCGTGGCTCGGCTTGACCTTGTGATAGAAGAAGTGGAAGAGTTGGCGTAG
- the LOC131334168 gene encoding DAR GTPase 2, mitochondrial-like isoform X1 → MAATAGYVQKLGAAVKKVAGKRGSSWYTPHMAAATRAIMERIPLVDLVVEVRDARVPLSSEYELLRNFPHSLRHIILLNKMDLASRPQLKVWRAYFEQQNLISYEVNAHNKEHVKEFLNFLQARVRELTRTDHANHTITVMLLGIPNVGKSALANALHQIGRISAAEKGKLKHATVSPLPGETKDISSLKIGSHPNIYVLDTPGVLPPMIPDAEVYSKLALTGAINDCLIGESELAQYFLAIHNLSDEYKKWAKLSMNHSEKITVDGMETSSDSELDKRRKQYATDHTQDFVVHDVRRTLFETVSSFPGNPEAGKDLVELIEAQFSELQKAFKVLVDTQARTKVAAKLLNLYRTGRLGHYTLDSIPRNS, encoded by the exons ATGGCTGCAACGGCTGGCTACGTTCAAAAGTTAGGTGCTGCCGTCAAGAAAGTGGCGGGAAAGAGAGGGTCGAGTTGGTACACCCCTCACATGGCGGCGGCAACTAGGGCAATTATGGAGCGGATTCCGTTGGTTGATCTGGTCGTTGAAGTCAGAGACGCAAGG GTTCCATTGTCCTCGGAATACGAGCTGTTGAGAAACTTCCCACATTCTTTGAGGCACATCATACTCTTGAACAAGATGGACCTAGCAAGTCGCCCGcaattgaag GTGTGGAGAGCATACTTCGAACAACAAAACTTGATTTCTTATGAAGTTAATGCCCATAATAAGGAGCATGTTAAGGAG TTCCTGAACTTTTTACAAGCTCGGGTTCGAGAATTGACGAGGACTGATCATGCAAACCATACCATAACAGTAATGCTTCTTGGGATTCCAAATGTAGGCAAGTCAGCCCTTGCTAACGCCTTGCATCAAATTGGCCGCATTAGCGCTGCAG AGAAAGGAAAGTTGAAACATGCAACCGTGAGTCCGTTGCCAGGGGAGACGAAAGATATCAGCAGCCTGAAG ATTGGTAGCCATCCAAACATCTATGTCCTGGACACCCCTGGGGTACTGCCTCCTATGATTCCTGATGCTGAGGTGTACTCCAAACTTGCTTTAACAG GAGCTATTAATGACTGCTTAATTGGGGAATCAGAACTAGCTCAATATTTTCTTGCAATCCACAACTTGAGTGATGAATATAAGAAATGGGCAAAATTGTCAATGAATCATAGTGAAAAAATAACAGTTGATGGAATGGAAACTTCAAGTGACTCCGAGTTGGACAAGAGACGGAAGCAGTATGCAACAGATCATACCCAG GATTTTGTGGTGCATGATGTTCGTCGTACTCTCTTTGAGACGGTTTCATCTTTTCCTGGTAATCCGGAAGCTGGAAAGGATTTAGTGGAACTTATTGAGGCACAATTTTCAGAATTGCAGAAAGCTTTTAAGGTGCTTGTAGACACACAGGCTCGCACCAAGGTTGCTGCCAAGTTACTTAATTTGTATAGAACTGGAAGGCTGGGGCATTATACATTAGACTCTATTCCGAGGAATTCTTGA
- the LOC131334168 gene encoding DAR GTPase 2, mitochondrial-like isoform X2, translating into MAATAGYVQKLGAAVKKVAGKRGSSWYTPHMAAATRAIMERIPLVDLVVEVRDARVPLSSEYELLRNFPHSLRHIILLNKMDLASRPQLKVWRAYFEQQNLISYEVNAHNKEHVKEIGSHPNIYVLDTPGVLPPMIPDAEVYSKLALTGAINDCLIGESELAQYFLAIHNLSDEYKKWAKLSMNHSEKITVDGMETSSDSELDKRRKQYATDHTQDFVVHDVRRTLFETVSSFPGNPEAGKDLVELIEAQFSELQKAFKVLVDTQARTKVAAKLLNLYRTGRLGHYTLDSIPRNS; encoded by the exons ATGGCTGCAACGGCTGGCTACGTTCAAAAGTTAGGTGCTGCCGTCAAGAAAGTGGCGGGAAAGAGAGGGTCGAGTTGGTACACCCCTCACATGGCGGCGGCAACTAGGGCAATTATGGAGCGGATTCCGTTGGTTGATCTGGTCGTTGAAGTCAGAGACGCAAGG GTTCCATTGTCCTCGGAATACGAGCTGTTGAGAAACTTCCCACATTCTTTGAGGCACATCATACTCTTGAACAAGATGGACCTAGCAAGTCGCCCGcaattgaag GTGTGGAGAGCATACTTCGAACAACAAAACTTGATTTCTTATGAAGTTAATGCCCATAATAAGGAGCATGTTAAGGAG ATTGGTAGCCATCCAAACATCTATGTCCTGGACACCCCTGGGGTACTGCCTCCTATGATTCCTGATGCTGAGGTGTACTCCAAACTTGCTTTAACAG GAGCTATTAATGACTGCTTAATTGGGGAATCAGAACTAGCTCAATATTTTCTTGCAATCCACAACTTGAGTGATGAATATAAGAAATGGGCAAAATTGTCAATGAATCATAGTGAAAAAATAACAGTTGATGGAATGGAAACTTCAAGTGACTCCGAGTTGGACAAGAGACGGAAGCAGTATGCAACAGATCATACCCAG GATTTTGTGGTGCATGATGTTCGTCGTACTCTCTTTGAGACGGTTTCATCTTTTCCTGGTAATCCGGAAGCTGGAAAGGATTTAGTGGAACTTATTGAGGCACAATTTTCAGAATTGCAGAAAGCTTTTAAGGTGCTTGTAGACACACAGGCTCGCACCAAGGTTGCTGCCAAGTTACTTAATTTGTATAGAACTGGAAGGCTGGGGCATTATACATTAGACTCTATTCCGAGGAATTCTTGA